Proteins encoded together in one Laspinema palackyanum D2c window:
- a CDS encoding sugar phosphate nucleotidyltransferase translates to MKNSTHPLRKAIIPAAGFGTRLFPATKAVKKELLPIIDRQGRVKPTILAIVEEAITAGIEEVAIIIQPGDAPIFESFFKTPLNPIHYNKLSPENQAYSHYLQDLGQKITLLIQEVQEGYGHAVSCAKDWVNQEPFLLFLGDHVYLSDTDVSCAHQLVEVYNRLGKSTVALTVTPGEEIYHCGCVTGNWQDNEEILSLTEVCEKPDLDYARKYLKVAGLTGDRFLTVFGIYALTPTIFDYLEANIRNNLREKGEYQLTTCLEQVRQSEGMYGYQIKGRCFDTGMPDAYYQTFIDFRQG, encoded by the coding sequence ATGAAAAACTCAACTCATCCCCTTCGCAAAGCAATTATTCCAGCCGCAGGATTTGGCACACGCCTGTTTCCAGCCACCAAAGCTGTCAAAAAAGAATTATTACCCATTATCGATCGCCAAGGTCGAGTTAAACCCACGATTTTAGCCATTGTAGAAGAAGCTATCACTGCCGGAATCGAAGAGGTGGCTATTATCATCCAACCGGGGGATGCTCCAATTTTTGAAAGTTTTTTTAAAACCCCTTTAAACCCAATTCATTATAACAAACTTTCCCCAGAGAATCAAGCCTATAGTCATTATTTACAAGACTTAGGCCAGAAAATTACCCTGTTAATTCAGGAAGTTCAGGAAGGCTATGGTCATGCGGTATCTTGCGCCAAAGACTGGGTAAATCAGGAACCGTTCCTGCTATTTTTAGGGGATCATGTTTATTTATCGGATACCGATGTTTCTTGTGCCCACCAACTGGTGGAGGTTTACAACCGCCTCGGAAAAAGTACCGTTGCCCTCACCGTCACCCCTGGGGAAGAAATTTATCACTGTGGTTGCGTGACGGGAAATTGGCAAGATAACGAGGAAATTTTGTCCCTCACCGAAGTCTGCGAAAAGCCGGATTTAGACTATGCCAGGAAATACTTAAAGGTAGCAGGATTAACAGGCGATCGCTTCTTAACCGTTTTCGGAATTTACGCCCTGACCCCCACAATATTTGACTATCTCGAAGCCAATATCCGCAATAATCTCCGAGAAAAAGGAGAATATCAGCTTACCACCTGCCTAGAACAAGTGCGTCAATCTGAAGGAATGTATGGCTATCAAATCAAGGGACGGTGTT
- a CDS encoding mevalonate kinase family protein, with amino-acid sequence MKMFIPGRLCLFGEHSDWAGGYRSINPALHKGYTLSVGTNQGLYAQVKPHPTHLILHSCLTDGTRKELLQIPMEREQLLAEAKKGGFFSYAAGVAYQALTLYQVQGIEIDNYKTDLPIQKGLASSAAISVLVARCFNQLYQLKLTLRGEMELAYHGEITTPSRCGRLDQSCAYGNRPVMMMFDGQHINIIELKTDKNLFFVVVDLAASKNTHEILSILNQCYPFATNEIKQSVHKYLGEISARITQEAATALEQGDAESLGALMKQAQTEFDRYLIRACPSQLTAPVLHSLLKHPPLQPLILGGKGVGSQGDGTAQFIVKNQENQQRVIELIKRDFPQMQCLKLMISSSAAEITE; translated from the coding sequence ATGAAAATGTTTATTCCAGGTCGTCTTTGTTTATTTGGAGAACACAGTGATTGGGCCGGGGGGTACCGAAGTATCAATCCTGCTCTCCACAAAGGATACACCCTCAGCGTCGGCACCAATCAAGGTCTTTATGCCCAAGTCAAACCCCATCCCACCCATCTGATTCTTCACTCCTGTCTCACCGATGGCACTCGTAAAGAATTGTTACAAATTCCGATGGAACGAGAACAATTGCTGGCCGAAGCCAAAAAGGGTGGGTTTTTTAGTTACGCCGCAGGAGTCGCCTATCAAGCCTTGACACTTTATCAGGTCCAAGGCATAGAAATTGATAACTATAAAACCGATTTACCCATTCAAAAAGGATTAGCCTCAAGTGCAGCTATCTCCGTCCTCGTCGCTCGTTGTTTCAATCAGTTGTACCAATTAAAATTAACCCTTCGCGGTGAAATGGAGTTAGCCTATCACGGGGAAATTACCACCCCATCTCGCTGTGGTCGCCTCGACCAAAGTTGTGCCTACGGAAACCGGCCCGTGATGATGATGTTTGATGGACAACATATTAATATTATAGAACTGAAAACTGACAAAAACTTATTTTTTGTAGTCGTGGATTTAGCCGCTTCCAAAAATACCCATGAAATTCTCAGTATTCTCAATCAATGCTATCCTTTTGCCACCAATGAAATTAAGCAAAGCGTTCATAAATATTTAGGAGAGATTAGCGCCAGAATTACCCAGGAAGCCGCCACAGCCCTAGAACAGGGTGATGCCGAATCCCTCGGGGCCTTAATGAAGCAAGCCCAAACCGAATTTGACCGCTATTTAATTCGGGCCTGTCCCTCCCAATTAACCGCCCCGGTCCTGCATTCGCTTCTCAAACATCCTCCCCTGCAACCCTTAATTTTGGGCGGAAAAGGCGTCGGTTCTCAAGGAGATGGTACGGCACAATTTATTGTGAAAAATCAAGAAAATCAACAGCGCGTGATTGAACTAATTAAACGAGATTTCCCGCAAATGCAATGTCTAAAACTGATGATTTCATCCTCGGCTGCTGAAATCACAGAATAA
- a CDS encoding CHAT domain-containing protein — protein MKLTFFHLSSPFNSFISRKRFWYIVPFLCSLGIALFPSVTAARDAQFSIVPSGISLSHQVTQLQDKKPAISQGSSPSDFAQSVTAIEQQWETVFEDYFGRNLSEVTLSGAEIGEALAGVEQKTGQKSAVIYMIPREDKLELLLVTADGGVTGRTIAETNQEMLIETAQQLRQRMTSPSRRSTRSYLPQAQQIYTWTIAPLRDELQSRGIENLLLCVGPGLRSVPFAALHDGEKFLVEQYSLALIPAFNMIDLNPSELANTEVLAMGASLFKNLSPLPAVPVELSQIARYLWPGEVFLNEDFTQENLHLQLQESRYGIVHLATHADFKEGNPAQSYIQLWDSQLTLDDIQQLELDQAAIGLLVLSACKTAVGSQDAEKGFAGLAIQSGVPSALASLWYVSDLGTLALMSEFYNTFKTDDANSRSLLKAEALREAQLAMLRGEVRLEDGNLVSDRGVLPLPGELGELTGENLAHPYFWAGFTLIGSPW, from the coding sequence ATGAAACTAACATTTTTCCATTTAAGCTCACCATTCAATTCTTTCATTTCCAGGAAACGCTTTTGGTATATTGTGCCTTTTTTATGTTCTTTGGGAATCGCATTATTCCCCTCAGTGACTGCCGCTAGGGATGCTCAGTTTTCTATCGTTCCCTCCGGGATATCCTTATCCCATCAGGTCACTCAATTACAGGATAAAAAACCTGCCATCAGCCAAGGAAGTTCCCCGAGTGATTTTGCCCAATCTGTTACAGCAATTGAGCAACAATGGGAAACTGTATTTGAAGATTATTTTGGCAGAAATTTATCGGAAGTTACCCTAAGTGGGGCAGAAATTGGCGAAGCGTTGGCTGGCGTCGAACAAAAAACGGGTCAAAAGTCGGCGGTAATTTACATGATTCCCCGTGAGGATAAACTTGAACTGTTGTTAGTCACTGCGGATGGAGGAGTGACGGGTCGGACGATCGCTGAAACCAATCAGGAGATGCTGATAGAAACGGCACAACAATTACGGCAGCGCATGACTAGCCCTAGCCGAAGAAGTACCCGGTCCTATCTGCCTCAAGCGCAACAGATTTATACTTGGACGATCGCCCCTTTGCGTGATGAATTGCAGTCCCGAGGAATCGAAAATCTGTTGTTATGTGTCGGGCCCGGGTTGCGATCGGTCCCCTTTGCTGCCTTACATGATGGGGAAAAATTTTTGGTGGAACAATACAGTCTCGCCCTAATTCCCGCCTTTAATATGATTGACTTGAATCCCAGTGAACTGGCGAATACAGAAGTTTTGGCAATGGGGGCGTCCCTATTTAAAAACCTCTCTCCCCTGCCTGCGGTCCCGGTGGAACTCTCTCAAATTGCCCGTTATCTGTGGCCGGGAGAGGTTTTTCTCAATGAAGATTTTACCCAGGAAAACTTGCACTTGCAATTGCAAGAATCCCGCTATGGAATCGTTCACCTCGCCACTCACGCTGATTTTAAGGAGGGAAACCCGGCTCAATCTTATATTCAATTGTGGGATAGTCAACTCACTTTGGATGATATACAACAGTTGGAACTCGATCAAGCAGCGATCGGATTATTGGTGTTGAGTGCTTGTAAGACGGCTGTCGGCAGCCAAGATGCCGAAAAGGGATTTGCCGGATTAGCGATTCAAAGCGGCGTCCCTTCTGCCTTAGCGAGTTTATGGTATGTGAGTGACCTCGGGACTCTAGCACTGATGTCCGAGTTTTACAATACGTTCAAAACCGACGACGCCAACTCGCGATCGCTCCTCAAGGCAGAAGCGCTGCGAGAGGCACAACTGGCGATGTTGCGAGGAGAAGTGCGCCTAGAAGACGGCAACCTCGTCAGCGATCGCGGGGTGCTTCCTCTCCCCGGAGAATTAGGGGAATTGACGGGGGAAAATTTAGCTCACCCTTACTTTTGGGCCGGGTTTACCTTAATTGGCAGTCCCTGGTAA
- a CDS encoding sensor domain-containing protein — MKTQRGQKISRAGLALGGLAIAGALLGLDQPGDGWPGSGQPHLGLGTVSVAAIAATPLGFSRVPSRPDSLWGQNRGATVQPLNTGGSITPEDDYPKEFTLIKKPVFFDINPLKLREILQILTYFLRPDYASIPGELIETAATAPAHSHSPPSQEASESSFLVAINPWGTAQNPYQIALLLFLNTTGTVLMLHYMSLRMQTQFKAHITEKEALPVAPDGWMSLLDTNPAFNCAIKPNGTVFFMNQAMLTRVGYIRAEALGMNYINTFIPPSDRPLVSQTLEQLTQETQPQRIQTRLLTKEGEEIWVEWCVRSVYTGDRPRLDYWIATGIEIEDPSRVEAHTRLWENMTQAVSAAPDFESALKVALCSMGETLGYSAGEAWVVNPEGTALDCSGLYYAAPGISYSAPGSCLRLELNQGLPGRVMASGELEWIADLAAEAETGFPRSHRAIACGFTSALGIPILADRLVLAVLVFFQSNPGKLDRRMLPRISSMALQVGSVLHRLQTLKALQQAEANYRSIVENAVEGIFQTTPDGRYMSANPALAALYGYASLPELMAALCDRSHQIYVDPRCPEEFIRLLQQQDVVTGFEAQVYRADGSMIWISQNARAVRDARDQLMYYEGSVVNITDRKWTEAQLRYNASHDALTGLWNRGFFMDRLVKAVSRAQSEADYEFAVLFMDLDDFKLVNDSLGHSVGDRLLMAIAGRLEQCLGPNDTLARFGGDEFTLLLEDIPRVEDAIAVAHQVHETLGQPFNAGSYEVFASISIGIVHSTAGDRRQPDFLRDADIAMYRAKAREKGGYVVFDATMREEAILRLELETDLRWAIERGEFQMFYQPIVRLTTGEISGFEALIRWHHPRKGWISPNVFIPVAEETGAIERIGEWALIQSCNQLKSWKKQFPTYPSLKMSVNLSGKQLTQKLSDRVEEILQETGVDGWDLKLEITETALVEDPEGAIAILDRLKALDIQLCIDDFGTGYSSLSYLHRFPVDVLKIDRSFVHQMSHLNDDSEIVRTIVTLAHTLGLDVIAEGIETLDSMHELQILRCKYGQGYFFSEPVNGEAAALLLTQGQVSDLEVS, encoded by the coding sequence ATGAAGACTCAGAGGGGGCAGAAAATTAGCAGGGCAGGATTGGCTCTGGGAGGGTTGGCGATCGCCGGGGCTTTGCTGGGACTGGACCAACCGGGGGACGGATGGCCTGGTTCAGGGCAACCCCACCTAGGGTTGGGGACCGTCTCAGTGGCGGCGATCGCAGCAACTCCCCTTGGCTTCTCCCGGGTTCCGAGTCGTCCAGATTCTCTCTGGGGTCAGAATAGGGGCGCGACTGTACAGCCCTTAAACACAGGCGGGTCTATCACTCCAGAGGATGACTACCCCAAGGAATTTACATTAATAAAAAAGCCCGTATTTTTCGACATAAACCCTTTAAAATTAAGGGAAATACTCCAAATTTTAACTTACTTTTTGCGGCCAGATTATGCATCAATTCCCGGGGAATTAATAGAGACTGCTGCAACGGCTCCTGCCCATTCCCACTCTCCCCCTTCTCAAGAGGCTTCTGAATCCTCCTTTCTAGTGGCAATTAACCCCTGGGGGACGGCCCAGAACCCCTATCAAATTGCCCTGTTGCTCTTCCTAAATACCACCGGAACTGTCCTGATGCTGCACTATATGAGTCTGAGAATGCAAACCCAGTTCAAAGCCCATATCACCGAGAAGGAAGCATTGCCAGTCGCCCCAGACGGATGGATGAGTCTACTCGATACCAACCCAGCCTTTAACTGTGCCATCAAACCCAATGGCACAGTTTTCTTTATGAACCAAGCCATGTTAACGCGAGTCGGTTATATTCGGGCGGAAGCATTGGGAATGAATTATATTAATACATTTATCCCCCCATCGGACCGGCCCTTGGTCTCGCAAACCTTGGAGCAACTCACCCAGGAAACCCAACCCCAACGAATCCAAACCCGTCTCCTCACAAAGGAGGGAGAAGAAATCTGGGTGGAGTGGTGTGTTCGGTCCGTGTACACAGGCGATCGCCCGAGGTTAGACTATTGGATCGCCACCGGAATCGAGATTGAAGACCCGAGTCGCGTCGAAGCCCACACTCGTCTATGGGAGAACATGACTCAGGCGGTGAGTGCAGCGCCAGATTTTGAATCCGCCTTAAAAGTCGCACTATGTAGCATGGGAGAAACCCTAGGATACTCTGCCGGGGAAGCCTGGGTTGTCAACCCCGAGGGAACCGCTTTAGACTGTTCTGGACTGTACTATGCTGCACCGGGAATCTCTTACTCCGCCCCTGGTAGTTGCTTGCGCTTAGAACTCAATCAGGGGTTACCCGGACGAGTCATGGCATCGGGAGAACTGGAATGGATTGCCGATCTCGCCGCAGAAGCCGAGACAGGGTTTCCTCGCTCTCACAGGGCGATCGCCTGTGGTTTCACCAGTGCCTTGGGAATTCCGATTTTGGCCGATCGCCTGGTCCTGGCGGTGTTGGTGTTTTTTCAGTCAAACCCAGGGAAACTGGATCGGCGAATGCTGCCGCGCATCTCCTCAATGGCGCTTCAAGTGGGGTCTGTCTTACATCGGTTACAGACCTTAAAGGCACTCCAGCAAGCCGAAGCCAACTATCGCAGTATTGTAGAAAATGCCGTAGAAGGAATTTTTCAGACCACCCCCGATGGACGGTATATGAGTGCGAATCCAGCTTTGGCAGCGCTCTATGGGTATGCTTCCCTCCCGGAATTGATGGCGGCGCTGTGCGATCGCTCCCATCAAATCTACGTTGATCCCCGCTGTCCAGAGGAGTTTATTCGCCTGTTACAGCAACAAGATGTGGTTACCGGATTTGAAGCCCAGGTTTATCGCGCTGATGGTAGTATGATTTGGATTTCTCAAAATGCTCGTGCGGTGCGCGATGCTCGGGATCAATTGATGTATTATGAAGGGTCCGTGGTGAATATAACCGATCGCAAATGGACAGAGGCGCAACTGAGATACAATGCGTCTCACGATGCACTCACCGGGTTGTGGAACCGAGGCTTTTTTATGGATCGGTTGGTCAAAGCCGTCTCCCGCGCTCAGAGTGAAGCGGATTATGAGTTTGCGGTCCTGTTCATGGATTTGGATGACTTCAAATTGGTGAATGATAGTTTAGGTCATTCCGTAGGCGATCGCCTGTTGATGGCGATCGCCGGACGACTGGAACAATGTTTAGGTCCTAACGATACCCTCGCCCGGTTTGGCGGGGATGAATTTACTTTATTGTTGGAAGATATTCCTCGGGTGGAAGATGCGATCGCCGTGGCGCACCAAGTCCACGAAACCTTGGGTCAGCCTTTTAATGCCGGAAGTTACGAGGTGTTTGCCTCAATCAGTATTGGCATCGTTCATAGTACCGCAGGCGATCGGCGTCAGCCTGATTTTTTGCGGGATGCGGATATCGCCATGTATCGCGCCAAAGCCCGGGAAAAAGGCGGATATGTGGTATTTGATGCTACCATGCGTGAGGAAGCTATCTTACGATTGGAGTTGGAAACCGATCTGCGCTGGGCGATCGAACGCGGCGAGTTTCAGATGTTTTATCAGCCCATTGTGAGGCTCACTACGGGAGAGATTAGTGGATTTGAAGCCTTGATTCGATGGCATCATCCCCGCAAAGGGTGGATTTCTCCCAATGTATTTATACCTGTGGCCGAGGAAACCGGCGCGATCGAACGCATCGGCGAATGGGCGCTGATTCAATCCTGTAACCAATTAAAAAGCTGGAAAAAGCAATTTCCCACCTATCCTTCCCTGAAAATGAGTGTGAATCTTTCTGGGAAGCAACTGACTCAGAAGTTGAGCGATCGCGTTGAGGAAATTCTCCAGGAAACCGGGGTCGATGGCTGGGATTTGAAATTAGAAATTACCGAAACAGCCCTAGTGGAAGACCCAGAAGGGGCGATCGCCATCCTCGATCGCCTAAAAGCCCTCGATATTCAGTTATGCATTGATGATTTTGGCACAGGTTACTCCTCTTTGAGTTATCTCCATCGCTTCCCTGTGGATGTTTTAAAAATAGACCGCTCTTTTGTCCATCAAATGTCCCACCTCAATGACGATTCAGAAATTGTCAGAACCATTGTCACCCTGGCGCATACCCTAGGACTGGATGTGATTGCAGAAGGCATTGAAACCCTAGATTCCATGCACGAACTCCAAATCCTCCGCTGTAAATATGGTCAGGGTTACTTTTTTTCTGAACCCGTTAACGGTGAGGCGGCGGCACTCTTATTAACCCAAGGTCAAGTGAGTGACCTAGAGGTGAGTTAA
- a CDS encoding PAS domain-containing sensor histidine kinase, giving the protein MQQISVHHSLKVQPNPTLNGNPKTSRSPSLKHSPTLPQSEGILSQFVEYVPAAVAMVDRQMRYLAWSRRWDREYSSSDRTCAIGRSHYELFPHLCESWQQRYQHCIETGEPLCHEDCLIKPNGQLEWVKWEIQPWIAADGEIGGLMLSAELLTERKQLADALQLTQFAMDKAADAVLWMTPDAHLSYVNEAACQLLGYTPEELRALTVSQIDPAFSPPIWTEHWRAIKQFQTFTFESNYFTKQNQSIPVEVRVNYLTFNDQEYHCAFVRDISERKQAESDLQNANEQLQAVLDAVPGLVSWVSSDLRYLGVNRHLAAAFQMPADSFADRPVGFLQTSPKFSEMVQDFFARPERTQSTEITLESQGETRSYLVVSQKYQKGTKAVFIGIDISDRKQMEVALRRSETLYRTLAKNFPNGTVCLFDQDLHHTLAEGTELPKVGLSKELIEGKTLAEAFPSDIATRYEPLYRDALAGKESVTEVPFGSRLYLTHTLPLKNEQGEAIAGMIMTQNITERKQAEDALRRSEERFRQKAEELKHTLQELRQTQTQLIQTEKMSSLGQLVAGVAHEINNPVSFIYGNIAHARQYVRDLLELVELYGKEYQKPTPKIQEHIEGIGLNFLMEDFPKLMSSMQVGADRIREVVLSLRNFSRLDQAQKKSVNIHEGIDSTLLILQNRLKAKAGMPSIEVIKEYGELPNIECYAGQLNQVFMNLLGNAIDVLEEEGHKQLKMCARVPNLTGNAPGTFTPRICIHTERVGDCALIRISDNGRGMNADTQQHIFEPFFTTKNPGKGTGLGLSISYQIVVEKHGGKIDCKSNPGLGTEFMITLPIP; this is encoded by the coding sequence ATGCAACAGATTTCAGTTCATCACTCCCTCAAGGTGCAACCCAACCCCACCCTGAATGGCAATCCCAAAACCAGCCGATCGCCATCCTTGAAGCACTCACCGACTCTCCCCCAAAGCGAAGGCATCTTATCCCAATTTGTGGAATATGTTCCGGCAGCGGTGGCAATGGTCGATCGCCAGATGCGCTATTTGGCCTGGTCGCGACGGTGGGACCGTGAATATAGTTCCAGCGATCGCACCTGTGCCATTGGGCGATCGCATTATGAACTCTTTCCCCATCTGTGCGAATCCTGGCAACAGCGCTATCAACATTGTATAGAAACTGGAGAACCCTTGTGCCATGAGGATTGTCTCATTAAACCCAATGGCCAACTCGAATGGGTGAAATGGGAGATTCAACCCTGGATCGCCGCTGATGGCGAAATTGGCGGGTTGATGTTGTCTGCCGAACTCCTGACTGAGCGCAAACAACTCGCCGACGCCTTACAACTCACTCAATTTGCAATGGATAAAGCCGCAGATGCCGTCCTCTGGATGACCCCGGATGCTCACTTGAGCTATGTTAATGAAGCCGCCTGTCAGTTACTCGGCTATACTCCCGAAGAGTTACGAGCCCTCACCGTTTCTCAAATTGACCCCGCCTTTTCTCCCCCGATTTGGACCGAACATTGGCGAGCGATTAAACAGTTTCAAACCTTTACCTTTGAATCCAATTACTTCACTAAACAAAATCAGTCCATTCCCGTAGAAGTCCGGGTCAATTATTTAACCTTTAATGATCAAGAATATCACTGTGCCTTCGTCCGAGATATTAGTGAACGCAAACAAGCCGAATCCGACCTACAGAATGCCAATGAGCAACTCCAAGCCGTCTTGGATGCCGTTCCCGGTTTAGTCTCTTGGGTCAGTTCGGATTTACGCTATTTGGGGGTGAATCGCCATTTAGCCGCAGCCTTCCAAATGCCTGCGGATAGCTTTGCCGATCGCCCCGTGGGATTCTTACAAACCAGTCCCAAATTCTCCGAGATGGTTCAGGACTTTTTTGCCCGTCCTGAACGCACCCAATCCACGGAAATTACCTTAGAGTCCCAGGGCGAAACCCGCAGCTATTTAGTAGTTTCTCAGAAATATCAAAAAGGAACCAAAGCGGTTTTTATCGGCATTGATATCAGCGATCGCAAACAAATGGAGGTCGCTTTACGGCGGAGTGAAACCCTCTATCGCACCCTGGCGAAAAACTTTCCCAATGGGACCGTTTGTCTCTTTGATCAAGACCTGCATCACACCCTAGCCGAAGGCACCGAACTCCCCAAAGTTGGCTTATCTAAAGAATTAATCGAAGGCAAAACTTTAGCAGAAGCTTTCCCCTCAGACATTGCGACCCGCTACGAACCCCTCTATCGCGATGCTCTAGCGGGCAAGGAAAGCGTGACTGAAGTTCCCTTTGGAAGCCGTCTTTATCTCACCCATACCTTACCCTTGAAAAACGAACAGGGAGAAGCCATTGCGGGGATGATTATGACCCAAAATATTACCGAACGCAAACAAGCAGAAGATGCCTTGCGCCGTTCCGAAGAACGCTTCCGACAAAAAGCTGAAGAACTCAAACATACCTTACAGGAATTAAGACAAACTCAAACTCAACTGATTCAAACCGAAAAAATGTCGAGTCTCGGCCAATTGGTGGCTGGGGTGGCTCACGAAATTAACAATCCCGTAAGCTTTATTTATGGCAATATCGCTCATGCTCGCCAATATGTCCGGGACCTTTTAGAGCTAGTGGAACTGTATGGAAAAGAATATCAAAAACCTACCCCGAAAATTCAAGAGCATATCGAAGGAATTGGCCTCAATTTTTTGATGGAAGATTTTCCTAAACTGATGTCTTCCATGCAGGTAGGAGCCGATCGCATCCGGGAAGTGGTGCTGTCTTTGCGGAACTTTTCCCGTTTGGATCAAGCTCAGAAAAAGTCAGTGAATATTCATGAAGGGATTGATAGTACCTTACTGATTTTACAAAATCGTCTCAAGGCAAAAGCCGGAATGCCCAGCATTGAGGTGATTAAAGAATATGGGGAACTTCCCAACATCGAATGTTATGCCGGACAACTGAATCAGGTGTTTATGAATTTACTGGGAAATGCGATCGATGTTTTAGAGGAAGAGGGGCACAAACAGCTCAAAATGTGCGCCCGAGTTCCGAACCTGACGGGGAATGCTCCCGGAACCTTTACCCCCAGGATTTGCATTCACACTGAACGGGTAGGGGACTGCGCGTTGATCCGTATTTCAGATAATGGGCGAGGAATGAATGCCGATACCCAACAACATATTTTTGAGCCGTTTTTTACCACCAAAAACCCGGGGAAAGGCACGGGGTTGGGTTTATCGATTAGCTATCAAATTGTCGTGGAAAAACATGGAGGCAAAATTGACTGTAAGTCAAATCCGGGATTGGGAACGGAATTTATGATTACCTTACCCATTCCCTAA
- a CDS encoding ion transporter: MAEKLAFYLDDTQTRAGKWINLFLTSLVLLSSAIFVIETYKIPIQIALILDNLNTLILVVFFIEYVLRFWAAPHKITYFFSLYSLIDLIVILPLFIGNFGISYLRLLRWFRILRLLRFVESQVFFDSTEGEDQLIIRRIIFTLFTIVFVYSGLIYQVEHPTNPQAFRTFIDAVYFCVVTMTTVGFGDVTPLSQGGRLLTILMIISGIALIPGQLGALIKELVRNANRVETPCGGCGLSRHDRDALFCKVCGTSLQSSPLNPARSPDAQK, translated from the coding sequence TTGGCCGAAAAACTCGCTTTTTATTTAGACGATACCCAAACCCGGGCTGGAAAATGGATTAACCTCTTTTTGACCAGTCTGGTTTTATTATCTTCGGCTATATTTGTTATTGAAACCTATAAAATTCCGATTCAGATTGCCTTGATTTTAGATAATCTGAATACTTTAATTTTAGTGGTATTTTTCATTGAATATGTTTTGCGCTTCTGGGCTGCACCCCATAAAATAACTTACTTTTTTAGCCTTTATTCTCTTATAGATTTAATCGTTATTCTACCCTTATTTATCGGGAACTTCGGGATTAGCTATTTGCGGCTATTGCGATGGTTTAGGATTTTGCGGTTGCTGCGCTTTGTGGAAAGTCAAGTTTTTTTTGACAGTACCGAGGGGGAAGACCAATTAATTATTCGCCGGATTATCTTTACTTTATTTACCATTGTTTTTGTTTACTCCGGGTTAATTTATCAAGTCGAACATCCCACAAATCCCCAGGCATTTCGTACCTTTATCGATGCGGTCTATTTTTGTGTCGTGACGATGACAACCGTGGGATTTGGGGATGTGACGCCCTTATCTCAAGGGGGGCGATTGCTAACAATTTTGATGATTATTTCGGGAATTGCGCTGATTCCGGGACAACTCGGGGCGTTAATTAAAGAATTAGTGAGAAATGCTAACCGGGTGGAAACCCCTTGCGGAGGATGTGGGTTGTCTCGTCACGATCGCGATGCTCTGTTTTGCAAGGTTTGTGGCACTTCGTTACAGTCGTCCCCTTTGAATCCGGCGCGATCGCCAGATGCTCAAAAGTAA